One Lysinibacillus fusiformis genomic window carries:
- a CDS encoding DUF418 domain-containing protein: protein MDLKPTMLQERIATLDILRGISLLGILLVNMYAFYLPMPHIDLASWFTTPSDMVWQQNLDIYVQSSFYPLFAMLFGYGLAMQWQKAQSREQNFYATGVRRLVVLFMFGLVHAVLIWWGDILMTYAFCGVFLLLLLRLHPVWLLSIGIIINGFMHVFMLFIVGYINFNTSIDSYLNITAVEKAITAYGAGNWLDAFMQRLSDLSVQAGVGMWIASLFTILPYMLIGAAASKWHLVERAKELKWLWLTLTIVGLALGIFVKSMPILNTRTYLLEYIKVYVGGPILSVGYIGLIILLCMIPFVPKLLSPFAKIGRMSLTMYILQSIIGTCLFYQYGFGWYGKVSVATGILIAIGIIVVQMVFAEVWLSKWKQGPLEAIWRKLTYKVKPGDTN, encoded by the coding sequence GTGGATTTAAAACCAACAATGTTGCAAGAACGTATCGCAACATTAGATATTTTACGTGGGATTAGCTTACTAGGTATTTTACTCGTTAATATGTATGCCTTTTATTTGCCAATGCCACATATTGATTTGGCGTCTTGGTTTACGACACCATCGGATATGGTTTGGCAACAAAACTTAGATATTTACGTTCAAAGTAGCTTTTACCCATTATTTGCTATGTTGTTTGGCTATGGCCTAGCCATGCAATGGCAAAAAGCTCAAAGTCGTGAGCAAAACTTTTATGCTACTGGCGTACGCCGACTAGTTGTATTATTTATGTTTGGACTTGTGCACGCGGTACTGATTTGGTGGGGCGATATATTAATGACTTATGCATTTTGTGGCGTCTTTTTACTGCTTCTACTTCGTCTGCATCCAGTTTGGCTATTGTCTATAGGAATAATAATTAATGGTTTCATGCATGTTTTTATGTTGTTTATAGTAGGCTATATAAACTTTAATACGTCGATTGATTCGTATTTAAACATTACTGCGGTAGAAAAAGCGATAACGGCTTATGGTGCAGGTAACTGGCTAGATGCCTTTATGCAACGTTTATCAGATCTATCAGTACAGGCTGGGGTTGGTATGTGGATTGCTTCATTATTTACTATTTTACCGTATATGCTTATTGGAGCGGCCGCTTCTAAATGGCATTTAGTGGAGCGAGCAAAGGAACTAAAATGGCTGTGGCTGACGTTAACGATAGTAGGACTGGCTTTAGGTATTTTTGTGAAGAGCATGCCAATTCTAAATACACGTACGTATTTACTTGAATACATAAAGGTGTATGTGGGGGGGCCAATTTTATCAGTTGGTTATATTGGACTGATTATATTACTTTGCATGATTCCGTTCGTACCAAAGTTGCTTAGTCCATTTGCCAAAATTGGTCGCATGTCATTAACTATGTACATATTACAATCCATTATTGGGACATGCTTATTTTATCAATATGGGTTTGGATGGTATGGAAAAGTCAGCGTCGCAACAGGTATATTAATCGCTATTGGCATTATTGTTGTACAAATGGTGTTCGCTGAAGTTTGGCTATCTAAATGGAAGCAGGGACCGTTGGAAGCAATTTGGCGTAAATTAACGTATAAAGTGAAACCAGGCGATACCAATTAG
- a CDS encoding fumarylacetoacetate hydrolase family protein: MKILSFKLGGHVSFGPKVKKEEAVWDVLAIQNELQVLPSFSNSIVDGIALGYDFVEQIRKLVEAAEKSERADSFKREFTVIEWLSPIPRTPKNIMCIGKNYNEHAKEMGAEAAPTDLMVFTKSPTAIAADGQTISIHADLSSKMDYEGELAIVIGKRGKNIPKNLAYDYVFGYTIANDITARDLQDKHKQFFLGKSLDGTCPLGPYLVTKDEIPNPQELTVVTKVNDEVRQNGTTKDMMFSVETLVSILSQHVTLEPGDVILTGTPAGVGKGMNPPQFLKAGDTVKVSIQGIGTLVNHFE, from the coding sequence ATGAAAATTTTATCATTTAAATTAGGTGGACATGTAAGTTTTGGACCGAAAGTAAAAAAAGAAGAAGCAGTATGGGATGTACTGGCTATTCAAAATGAACTTCAAGTTCTCCCTTCTTTTTCAAATTCTATCGTTGATGGCATTGCTTTAGGCTATGATTTTGTAGAACAGATTCGTAAATTAGTAGAAGCAGCTGAAAAATCAGAACGTGCGGATAGCTTCAAACGTGAATTTACAGTGATTGAATGGTTATCGCCAATTCCTCGTACACCAAAAAATATTATGTGTATCGGTAAAAATTATAATGAGCATGCAAAAGAAATGGGCGCAGAAGCAGCTCCAACAGATTTAATGGTATTTACAAAATCACCGACTGCTATCGCTGCTGACGGTCAAACGATATCAATTCATGCAGATCTCTCATCAAAAATGGACTATGAAGGAGAGCTTGCAATCGTGATTGGTAAACGTGGTAAAAATATTCCTAAAAACTTAGCATACGATTACGTGTTTGGCTACACAATCGCCAATGACATAACAGCTCGTGATTTGCAAGATAAACATAAGCAATTCTTCTTGGGCAAAAGCTTGGATGGAACTTGTCCACTTGGTCCATACCTTGTGACAAAAGATGAAATTCCAAATCCACAAGAGTTAACTGTGGTAACAAAGGTTAATGATGAAGTACGCCAAAACGGTACGACAAAAGATATGATGTTCTCTGTAGAAACATTAGTATCCATCCTATCTCAGCATGTAACATTAGAGCCAGGAGATGTTATTTTAACAGGTACGCCAGCGGGTGTAGGAAAAGGCATGAACCCACCCCAATTTTTAAAAGCTGGTGATACTGTGAAGGTATCAATCCAAGGAATTGGAACATTAGTGAATCATTTCGAATAA
- a CDS encoding YisL family protein, translating into MDFLTNTTHLHITTWVVGIVIFFIAALSGKQSKGLHMALRLFYILIIITGGALFIHTMDYGQGMLYGFKFIAGILVIGMMEMVLVRQKKNKPTGMFWILFAVFLFITLFLGFKLPMNIDFLA; encoded by the coding sequence ATGGATTTTTTAACAAATACAACACATCTACACATTACGACATGGGTAGTCGGTATCGTAATCTTTTTCATTGCAGCGCTTAGTGGCAAGCAATCTAAAGGCTTACATATGGCATTACGATTATTTTACATTTTAATCATCATTACGGGTGGTGCACTATTTATCCATACAATGGATTACGGTCAAGGTATGCTTTATGGCTTTAAATTCATCGCTGGTATTTTAGTCATCGGTATGATGGAAATGGTATTAGTGCGCCAAAAGAAAAACAAACCAACAGGCATGTTCTGGATTTTATTTGCAGTATTCTTATTCATTACACTGTTCTTAGGATTCAAACTACCAATGAACATTGATTTCCTAGCATAA
- a CDS encoding alpha-amylase family glycosyl hydrolase, with amino-acid sequence MDWFEREGIKVKFKKWISATAASLLLATSLLGTTAVAHADEVQARTIAQESIYDLLVDRFFNGSGTNDFDTNTQDPSKFAGGDFTGLQDKLKFIGEMGYTIVSIGTIFSTDVYDGSMPTSYTTIEEHFGTAEEFQSVIEAYKANNMSIMVDFPLNNVSPNHEWAKDAAKQDWIATTNNGQVQWDLTNKDVQNALIETATEFASTYNIGGIRLTNIADADTAFINALIDALKGTKDSLYVIANEESDADFDASFSPVTADIYRNIFKNVDMDSSKLMEPFSSDKPTQIMIDSLQTHRFTFDSASENMFPPTRLKMALGALFMLPGIPVVQYGSEIAMNGEAKPDTHQFYNFKTDEELIDYVKNVQSLRNKSATIRNGDFEVITNENGLLVFTRTSDEEQWVIMINNTGKTQRVDFTPAQLGEGKMLNGILHQEKVRINDKDVYPVILDREMVEIYQVREDKGLNLPYMIALGLVWLLFIGFVVVIIKRGKTRRQEQDAIK; translated from the coding sequence ATGGATTGGTTTGAAAGAGAGGGAATAAAAGTGAAATTTAAGAAGTGGATAAGTGCGACAGCTGCATCGCTTTTACTGGCGACTTCATTGCTAGGAACAACAGCAGTGGCACATGCAGACGAAGTACAAGCAAGAACGATTGCACAAGAAAGCATTTATGATTTACTCGTTGACCGTTTCTTTAATGGTTCGGGCACTAACGATTTTGATACAAATACGCAAGACCCTTCGAAATTTGCTGGTGGTGACTTTACTGGGCTCCAAGATAAACTAAAATTTATCGGAGAGATGGGGTATACGATCGTCTCCATTGGGACAATTTTCTCTACAGACGTGTATGATGGCTCGATGCCAACAAGCTATACGACAATAGAAGAGCATTTTGGGACAGCAGAAGAATTCCAAAGTGTTATTGAGGCCTATAAAGCGAATAATATGTCGATCATGGTTGATTTTCCTCTAAACAATGTAAGTCCAAACCATGAGTGGGCAAAGGACGCAGCAAAACAGGACTGGATCGCCACTACAAACAATGGTCAAGTACAATGGGATTTAACAAACAAAGATGTACAAAATGCCCTGATTGAGACGGCAACAGAATTCGCCTCTACATATAATATTGGTGGTATTCGTTTAACAAATATTGCTGATGCTGATACAGCATTTATCAATGCGCTAATTGATGCGTTAAAAGGCACGAAAGATTCATTATATGTGATTGCAAATGAAGAAAGTGATGCGGATTTTGACGCAAGCTTCTCACCTGTAACGGCAGATATTTACCGTAATATTTTTAAAAATGTTGATATGGATTCTTCAAAGCTAATGGAACCCTTTTCAAGCGACAAACCGACGCAAATTATGATTGATTCACTTCAAACACATCGTTTTACATTTGACTCTGCGTCTGAAAATATGTTCCCACCAACTCGACTAAAAATGGCGTTGGGTGCTTTATTTATGTTGCCAGGCATACCAGTTGTACAGTATGGCTCAGAAATTGCAATGAACGGGGAAGCGAAACCCGATACGCATCAGTTTTATAATTTTAAAACGGATGAAGAATTAATTGATTACGTAAAAAATGTACAATCCTTACGCAATAAATCTGCCACAATACGCAATGGTGATTTTGAGGTCATTACAAATGAAAATGGTCTACTTGTATTTACAAGAACATCTGATGAAGAACAATGGGTCATCATGATAAACAATACTGGTAAAACACAACGCGTTGATTTTACGCCGGCTCAGCTTGGTGAAGGTAAAATGCTCAATGGTATTTTGCATCAAGAAAAAGTTCGTATTAATGACAAAGACGTGTATCCAGTGATTTTAGACCGAGAAATGGTCGAAATTTATCAAGTTAGAGAAGATAAAGGATTAAATCTTCCATACATGATAGCACTTGGCTTAGTATGGTTACTATTTATAGGATTTGTAGTTGTGATTATTAAACGTGGTAAAACACGTCGTCAGGAACAAGACGCTATAAAATAA
- a CDS encoding DegV family protein has product MKIFTDSGCDLPKSYYEENDVVLLPLRVHLNDSEYDDVIAVDSKEIYDAIRQGAHPKTSQVSPELFLKHFEELAQSGEEGVYIAFSSELSGTYGTAMMIRNQVLEQYPSLKLTIIDSKCASFGHGLVIEEAVQLRNTGASLEELETKLTSLASQMEHLFTVEDLDYLAKGGRVSKASAFLGGLLSIKPILNVEDGKLVPIEKSRGRKKAIARMLDLMQERGGNFSDKIVGISHSDDSVFANEVKAAIQDRFAPKAIQMTMIGSVIGSHVGPGTIAIFFTNKSYQA; this is encoded by the coding sequence ATGAAAATTTTTACTGATAGTGGATGTGATTTACCGAAGTCTTACTATGAAGAGAATGATGTCGTACTACTTCCATTACGCGTGCATTTAAACGACAGCGAATATGATGATGTCATTGCGGTTGATTCTAAGGAAATTTACGATGCCATTCGACAAGGTGCCCACCCAAAAACGTCACAAGTGTCACCAGAGCTCTTCCTTAAACATTTTGAAGAACTAGCACAAAGCGGCGAGGAAGGCGTTTATATCGCATTTTCTTCGGAATTATCAGGTACATATGGTACTGCTATGATGATTCGCAATCAAGTACTTGAACAATATCCATCGTTAAAGCTAACGATCATTGATTCTAAATGTGCTTCCTTCGGCCACGGTTTAGTGATTGAAGAAGCGGTTCAACTTCGCAATACGGGTGCCTCATTGGAGGAACTTGAAACAAAATTAACTTCGCTTGCTTCACAGATGGAGCATCTTTTTACAGTAGAAGATTTAGACTACCTAGCAAAGGGTGGTCGCGTATCTAAAGCTAGTGCATTTCTTGGCGGACTCCTTAGTATTAAGCCGATATTAAATGTTGAGGATGGCAAGCTTGTGCCAATTGAAAAATCACGTGGACGGAAAAAGGCCATTGCACGAATGTTAGATTTGATGCAAGAACGCGGTGGTAATTTTTCTGACAAAATTGTCGGCATTAGCCATAGTGACGACTCTGTCTTTGCAAACGAAGTAAAAGCAGCCATCCAGGATAGATTCGCGCCAAAAGCGATTCAAATGACAATGATTGGTTCAGTTATTGGCTCCCATGTAGGACCAGGCACAATTGCTATTTTCTTTACAAATAAAAGTTATCAAGCTTAA
- a CDS encoding Cof-type HAD-IIB family hydrolase, translating into MKPHLIVLDLDGTLLTDQQQISKKTKKTLLQAKEQGHQVMIATGRPYRASDIYYHELGLTTPIVNFNGAYVHHPKNIAWNAMHTPIDLSVVRDVVDSVNSYEYENIIAEVMDDIYVHTEDERILNIFNMGNPKITLGDLSTHLQENPTSLLIQANEANSMIIRDHLHAVHAEVIEHRRWGAPLHIIEIVRRGLNKAVGISHVAKDLGIPRERIIAFGDEDNDLEMIDFAGIGVAMGNGIPSLKNIANEITTTNNEDGIAKILIERLKLS; encoded by the coding sequence ATGAAACCGCATTTAATTGTTTTAGATTTAGATGGGACGTTATTGACGGACCAACAACAAATTTCAAAGAAAACTAAAAAAACATTATTGCAGGCGAAAGAACAAGGACATCAGGTGATGATTGCCACAGGTCGTCCTTATCGTGCTAGCGATATTTATTACCATGAACTTGGACTTACAACGCCTATTGTTAATTTTAATGGTGCTTACGTTCACCATCCTAAAAATATAGCTTGGAACGCGATGCATACACCGATTGATTTAAGCGTTGTACGAGATGTCGTCGATTCGGTAAATAGTTATGAATATGAAAATATTATCGCCGAGGTGATGGATGACATTTATGTCCATACAGAGGATGAACGGATTTTAAATATTTTTAATATGGGGAACCCCAAAATTACACTCGGTGATTTATCAACACATTTGCAAGAAAATCCGACAAGTCTACTTATTCAAGCAAACGAAGCTAACTCTATGATTATTCGCGATCATTTACATGCAGTGCATGCAGAGGTAATCGAACATCGTCGTTGGGGTGCACCACTACACATTATTGAGATTGTCCGTCGTGGCTTAAATAAAGCCGTAGGCATCTCACATGTTGCTAAAGATTTAGGTATCCCACGTGAGCGTATTATTGCCTTTGGTGATGAAGATAATGATTTGGAAATGATTGATTTTGCAGGCATTGGTGTAGCTATGGGTAATGGCATCCCATCCTTAAAAAATATTGCCAATGAAATTACTACGACTAATAACGAAGATGGTATTGCTAAAATACTCATTGAACGCTTGAAATTATCATAG
- a CDS encoding prolyl oligopeptidase family serine peptidase: MFTEREVWGNIPLLHIYTEDMNEETPVVIFLHGFMSAKEHNLHYAYQLVHKGVRVLLPDAKLHGDRSEGLTEMQMNSRFWDIVLNSIHEVERLYNELKNKQLLVNDKIGVAGTSMGGIVTSGCLKFYDWIQTAAICMGAPSFIELGAYQLQQFAESGLNWPMSEEEIRKTNELLAKYDISLTPEKFAQRPIFFWHGKKDKTVPFKDTYTFYLKLRAYYETNPEDLNFFVDNQAGHAVTREGMLAATGWLAQHLA; encoded by the coding sequence ATGTTCACAGAGAGAGAAGTGTGGGGAAATATTCCTTTATTACATATATATACAGAAGATATGAATGAAGAAACCCCCGTCGTGATTTTCTTACACGGCTTTATGAGTGCCAAAGAACATAATTTACATTATGCATATCAGCTAGTCCATAAAGGGGTGCGTGTCCTATTACCAGATGCAAAATTACATGGTGATCGGAGTGAAGGCTTAACAGAGATGCAAATGAATTCACGCTTTTGGGATATTGTCTTAAATTCTATTCATGAAGTAGAGCGATTATATAATGAGTTAAAGAATAAACAACTGTTAGTGAATGATAAAATCGGTGTGGCTGGTACTTCGATGGGGGGAATTGTCACATCTGGTTGTTTAAAGTTTTATGATTGGATACAAACAGCGGCGATATGCATGGGTGCACCTAGCTTTATAGAATTAGGCGCATATCAATTACAGCAGTTTGCTGAAAGTGGCTTAAATTGGCCGATGTCAGAAGAAGAAATACGAAAAACGAATGAGCTTTTAGCCAAGTATGATATAAGCTTAACACCAGAAAAATTTGCACAACGCCCGATATTTTTCTGGCATGGTAAAAAAGATAAAACTGTGCCATTTAAAGATACGTATACTTTCTATTTAAAATTACGTGCTTATTATGAAACAAATCCAGAAGATCTGAATTTCTTCGTTGATAATCAAGCCGGTCATGCTGTGACACGTGAAGGAATGCTAGCAGCAACTGGATGGCTTGCGCAGCATTTGGCATAA
- a CDS encoding metal-sulfur cluster assembly factor — protein sequence MDQDMKDSMFSALENVIDPELGIDIVNLGLVYDVELDDEGLATVTMTLTSMGCPMGPVIVDQVNTALSELPEVKSTNVNIVWNPPWSKDKMSRYAKLALGVR from the coding sequence ATGGATCAAGATATGAAAGACAGCATGTTTAGTGCATTAGAAAATGTAATTGACCCTGAGCTGGGTATTGATATTGTCAACTTAGGATTAGTATATGATGTTGAATTAGATGATGAGGGCTTAGCAACTGTCACTATGACGCTAACTTCAATGGGATGCCCAATGGGTCCTGTTATTGTTGATCAAGTAAATACTGCATTAAGTGAACTACCAGAAGTGAAAAGTACAAATGTTAACATTGTATGGAATCCACCATGGTCAAAAGACAAGATGTCTCGATATGCAAAATTGGCATTGGGCGTACGTTAA
- a CDS encoding Crp/Fnr family transcriptional regulator translates to MDDNQEKIHALFQKHGVFIKVNKESKIFLEGERAKEIYYIKTGAISISQETESGKELTTRICGPDSIIGEGSLFCNLTYHSMTAKVLEPSTLYVLSRKSLEQLLLEQPYLMIEYLKWLQTENLKHQSRLRDLVLHGKKGALFSTLIRLSNTYGKVLENGTIFIDFPLTNSEIANLCATSREMINRMLNDLKNHNILSFEKGYITIHDLQFLKDEIACENCPLQICRID, encoded by the coding sequence ATGGATGATAATCAAGAGAAAATTCATGCTCTTTTTCAAAAGCACGGTGTTTTTATAAAAGTGAATAAGGAAAGTAAAATTTTTTTAGAAGGCGAACGTGCGAAAGAAATATATTATATAAAAACTGGTGCCATTTCGATTAGTCAGGAAACTGAAAGTGGAAAGGAATTAACAACACGAATCTGTGGTCCTGATAGTATTATCGGGGAGGGTTCATTATTTTGTAACCTTACTTACCACTCTATGACTGCAAAAGTATTGGAGCCATCTACGTTATACGTCCTTAGCCGTAAATCGTTAGAGCAGTTATTATTAGAGCAACCATATTTAATGATTGAGTATTTAAAATGGCTACAAACTGAAAATTTAAAACATCAAAGCCGCTTGCGTGATTTAGTATTACACGGTAAAAAAGGTGCTTTATTTTCAACGTTAATCCGCCTATCTAATACCTATGGCAAGGTTTTAGAGAACGGCACTATTTTCATCGACTTTCCACTAACAAATTCTGAAATCGCTAATTTGTGTGCAACAAGTAGAGAAATGATAAATCGTATGCTAAATGATTTAAAAAATCATAATATTTTATCCTTTGAAAAAGGATATATAACGATTCATGATCTACAATTTCTAAAAGACGAAATCGCCTGTGAAAATTGTCCATTACAAATATGCCGTATCGATTGA
- a CDS encoding ATP-dependent Clp protease ATP-binding subunit produces the protein MQFQQTDDKKPLEQFGRNLIEEVKNGKMDPVIGRDEEIRNVIRILTRKTKNNPVLIGEPGVGKTAIVEGLAQRIVKGDVPEGLKECVLYELDMSALIAGASYRGQFEERLKGVLKEVKESEGRIILFIDELHTIVGAGKTDGAMDAGNMLKPMLARGELHCIGATTLDEYRMYIEKDPALERRFQQVLVREPSIEDTVSILRGLKERFELHHAVRIHDRAIVAAAQLSNRYITERFLPDKAIDLIDEACAMIRTEIDSMPQELDAVTRRIMQLEIEEQALRKEKDEASKKRLEQLRDELAKLKESSEGMRTQWEAEKEALHGIQKKRETLDKYRRDLEEAESKYDLNKAAELRHGKIPTLEKEIQEMEKQLEDGTEVRILREEVTADEIASIVSRWTGIPVTKLVEGEREKLLRLKDTLHERVVGQETAVQLVTEAVWRARAGIKDPHRPIGSFLFLGPTGVGKTELAKALAAQLFDSEDHFIRIDMSEYMEKHSVSRLVGAPPGYVGYEEGGQLTEAVRRNPYSVVLLDEIEKAHPDVANILLQILDDGRITDSQGRMVNFTNTVVILTSNIGSSYLMEAKKDDTAVEDLVMAALRQHFKPELLNRMDDIILFHALSDEHFTAIAWKYVEQLVKRVAEQEITLEVEKDVIDWVVEQGADAQFGARPLKRFVQRYIETAVAKELLRGEVLPDDTLHVKMRDGHCVVEK, from the coding sequence ATGCAATTTCAACAAACAGATGATAAAAAACCATTAGAGCAATTTGGTCGTAATTTAATCGAAGAAGTAAAGAACGGCAAGATGGATCCAGTTATTGGCCGTGATGAAGAAATTCGTAATGTTATTCGTATTTTAACCCGAAAAACTAAAAATAATCCTGTATTAATTGGTGAACCAGGTGTTGGTAAAACAGCGATTGTAGAAGGACTGGCTCAACGCATTGTGAAAGGTGATGTACCGGAGGGTTTAAAAGAATGTGTATTGTATGAGCTTGATATGAGTGCGTTAATAGCAGGAGCCAGTTATCGTGGACAATTTGAAGAACGATTAAAAGGTGTATTGAAAGAAGTAAAAGAATCAGAAGGTCGTATCATTCTATTTATCGATGAGCTTCATACGATTGTTGGTGCAGGGAAAACAGACGGTGCAATGGATGCTGGAAATATGTTAAAGCCGATGCTCGCTCGAGGAGAATTACATTGTATCGGTGCTACTACTTTAGACGAATACCGTATGTATATTGAAAAAGATCCAGCTTTAGAACGTCGTTTTCAACAGGTGCTTGTGCGTGAACCATCTATTGAAGATACTGTATCCATTTTACGTGGCTTAAAAGAACGCTTTGAGTTACATCATGCAGTAAGAATCCATGACCGTGCCATTGTAGCGGCAGCGCAGCTTTCGAATCGCTATATAACAGAGCGCTTCTTGCCTGACAAAGCAATTGATTTAATAGACGAGGCTTGTGCGATGATTCGTACGGAAATTGATTCCATGCCACAGGAATTAGATGCGGTGACACGTCGTATTATGCAACTAGAAATTGAAGAGCAAGCATTACGAAAAGAAAAAGATGAGGCAAGTAAAAAAAGACTAGAACAATTACGTGATGAGCTAGCCAAACTAAAAGAATCCTCGGAAGGTATGCGCACGCAATGGGAAGCAGAAAAAGAGGCTCTTCATGGCATTCAGAAAAAACGTGAAACACTCGATAAATACCGCCGTGATTTAGAGGAAGCTGAAAGTAAATATGATTTAAATAAAGCTGCAGAATTACGTCACGGTAAAATCCCTACACTTGAAAAAGAAATTCAAGAGATGGAAAAACAATTAGAAGATGGGACAGAAGTACGTATTTTACGCGAAGAAGTAACTGCAGATGAAATAGCATCTATCGTATCTCGTTGGACAGGTATACCAGTGACGAAATTAGTTGAAGGTGAACGTGAAAAATTACTACGTTTGAAAGATACGCTACATGAACGGGTTGTTGGGCAAGAGACAGCTGTTCAGCTTGTAACTGAAGCGGTATGGCGTGCTCGCGCAGGCATTAAAGACCCACATCGTCCGATTGGTAGCTTTTTGTTCCTAGGACCAACTGGTGTGGGCAAAACTGAGCTAGCAAAGGCACTCGCCGCACAGTTATTTGATTCAGAGGATCATTTTATCCGTATAGATATGAGTGAATACATGGAGAAACATAGCGTATCACGCCTTGTTGGTGCACCGCCAGGTTATGTTGGCTATGAAGAGGGAGGACAATTAACAGAAGCTGTCCGCCGTAATCCGTATTCAGTTGTATTGCTTGATGAAATTGAGAAAGCTCATCCCGATGTGGCCAATATATTACTGCAAATTTTAGATGATGGCCGCATTACAGATAGTCAAGGTCGTATGGTAAACTTTACAAATACAGTTGTGATTTTGACATCTAATATTGGTTCTAGTTATTTAATGGAAGCAAAAAAAGACGATACCGCAGTTGAAGATTTAGTTATGGCAGCACTACGTCAACATTTTAAACCAGAACTATTAAATCGAATGGATGATATTATACTGTTCCATGCTTTATCAGATGAGCATTTCACAGCCATTGCTTGGAAATACGTTGAACAACTAGTAAAACGTGTAGCAGAGCAAGAAATAACTTTAGAAGTAGAAAAAGACGTTATTGATTGGGTTGTGGAACAAGGCGCAGATGCACAATTTGGTGCACGACCATTAAAACGTTTCGTGCAACGTTATATTGAAACAGCGGTTGCGAAAGAATTATTGCGTGGTGAAGTATTACCTGATGATACATTGCATGTGAAAATGCGTGATGGGCATTGTGTCGTTGAAAAATAA
- a CDS encoding YjzD family protein has product MQYIVTFVWSFLLVSMLNYVVSSVLGVPFDFQTGAIISVVFSVLIFVIGAIIPNEPTPDAADHH; this is encoded by the coding sequence ATGCAATATATCGTTACATTCGTATGGTCATTCCTACTAGTTTCAATGTTAAACTATGTAGTAAGTTCTGTACTTGGTGTACCATTTGATTTCCAAACAGGTGCTATCATTTCAGTTGTGTTCTCAGTACTAATTTTTGTAATTGGTGCTATCATTCCAAACGAGCCAACTCCAGACGCTGCAGACCATCATTAA